One segment of Candidatus Babeliales bacterium DNA contains the following:
- a CDS encoding tetratricopeptide repeat protein has product MNWYFNNLFFSLVLISSFFCYSNEKLNEIGTISESIKPKLTSGSGLLDAAFGRNGFNEVFSTACEYADDTDPKAKKFGMTLLKELHLSGFQYAATDRLVTIHAQENNLKMAQAYLESSGYPPHQLECAKKYFEENQRKKAFKYLANACWPSIIQADFVNEQEEVVTKDLLVHLHAPAIKKAAREYNKEFGKEQAALYYGHLAYSLTNDLSWTKLLGDIYYRLFEPEKAYICFDVAAQYGNWDAKIKTASMIYTGQGIKKDSYEGFKQLADLIVDSDTPPKSKQKALAILQKLAVKKNDFIAQSFLIPILLETGKPGIGIHLFDKVTHYLMETDDENKTKVKNFINTSLFGKVNEYAEKHNSYYGQRVKHCIADLFLHAGNYEEAFKRYHLFIKYQPKIGSQLSHLLAEPIICSQLSYLLSEIDNLVKQGELQKIKSIFMEYQETIGNFYINHTKFPDQLLYIIITMFKTNQECSLNLLEKLIQTRTLSSNKFILNQIVTQLKKNSSKNPQASYVLFLIFDKNYIKNNGKEARKYFAKALRDEYPQAVFLDVQKKSTHKGVDLWYFIKKYVDSQNKQENELTDQARKILEKLAQLGDIEACYAMCDLLITIQPSEALNYLNKAEDQVNEKSLQRAEIFDIENLLIKCSNSSFDVTQALAKFYEKRSQKKSYKQKACSTYIKLLSQHNDEYNYDIILNKLLKYAQSGNVDAIETILNVYINHNHDHLFSKKIVHVLDKMDSKPFDLLKKSNVISKLIDTVCKNNDTELYYPLGEYLIRVNKPASKWFELGMELLQKVSNQNIKAKNMLFDVYLQDPESYEKAGQLLDSVICSIDENNKSDVQFLNQSIAALEKFAPKNKDIAYSLAIIFEKGISSVINADQKRALAFKMQAANQGHAKALFECGVHLLEQNMDPKSIKKAIYFFGQAMFADQEEHLNEAIKILTFLMENGHPEAFCVLVNNLFDVYPDKNRALEHFQKGVQFFCRLPIILLPHLKKEGLYDRINNISKENGSASYLLGLIYIDAIEKQKKSIEYSLPELIIAEKYLKQALNLELKEDEKKIAQKYLKNICETIVCHYIENDQLEKAEPYAEYLDTTGNMHFSFALSKQLIIKSNDQERKKGYELLKKSAHKNLHSAMLLGDLECECCEIIRNAGIERDHIINLLLDHRKNCSVLDCLYIDNLLKKLKVDIKFLDPQEIKNRLPENNNGEKECAQALYFLQNRFFNKAFELFTKAEELGNIHAKAYLGKMYIEGFGVEQSIEKGIILLDYFIKNLQIKLHQYNELHLQEEVLSILNDVVPQINQEMLEMGFLGLINCMKPIIEKDAVKQKNLYCTIPAYLPLIHYELKLFKTQHNLEFLRRLLSCFDNFIEILVASEYFNPEVETQVNNLFEYLDKNRLNYPMISYSLGKNFCLGAQFKRQIFNVPFDVLTYYNKAKEYAEYALLKEENPSEQKKYKYDLCSIILCKAQWINSNAFDYKVITQLYEEAFNVDPCHEGLVKIINFFYLNGNAKLSSDESIELALKWLEKLAQKNNIEAQRFLWRRLIKGTDTLGCGGKITPNIEKGIKYLKMAAENEDRDAIAALAMIYKDGIQHKKNINEAIKLYEKAIAKGYYDGYQKLGEIYFERTEYQKAWEYFNHESMQNNATVLIYKCIMLLKGLGVEESEDKGLDLFEHVLDELEKKFKGESWNTIYKSLLLDNLLLLAERKNSERISLLLARYNIQAIRLVTNLDIGDLFNNARRYLQKAANSKNKLIVAQGACASIDLKLTLEKRKQPDIVELFQIIKIAFKHIIIDENTQESKFINNYTQSVANKFLNFLKEHAKQEKYKQILRDYVELLNDKKVLRLVREYNKQNNDVTK; this is encoded by the coding sequence ATGAATTGGTATTTTAATAATTTATTCTTTTCCTTAGTTCTTATCAGTTCTTTTTTTTGTTATAGCAATGAAAAATTAAATGAAATAGGTACAATATCTGAGTCAATTAAGCCAAAATTGACTAGTGGATCAGGATTGCTTGATGCAGCATTTGGTCGCAATGGTTTTAATGAAGTTTTTTCAACTGCTTGTGAATATGCTGATGATACCGATCCAAAAGCGAAGAAGTTTGGCATGACTTTGTTGAAAGAATTACATTTAAGTGGATTTCAGTATGCCGCAACTGATCGATTAGTTACTATTCATGCGCAAGAAAATAATCTGAAAATGGCGCAAGCATATTTAGAATCTTCTGGATACCCGCCCCATCAATTAGAATGTGCAAAAAAATATTTTGAGGAGAATCAACGGAAAAAAGCCTTTAAATATTTAGCCAATGCATGTTGGCCAAGTATTATTCAAGCTGATTTTGTTAACGAGCAAGAAGAAGTTGTTACAAAAGATTTATTGGTTCATTTACACGCACCAGCAATAAAAAAAGCGGCACGAGAATATAATAAAGAATTTGGAAAAGAACAAGCTGCTTTATATTATGGTCATTTAGCATATTCATTAACTAATGATTTATCTTGGACAAAATTATTAGGAGATATTTATTATAGATTATTTGAGCCAGAGAAGGCTTATATTTGTTTTGATGTTGCAGCACAATATGGTAATTGGGATGCTAAAATTAAAACTGCTTCAATGATTTATACTGGTCAAGGTATAAAAAAAGATTCATATGAAGGTTTTAAGCAATTAGCTGATTTAATTGTTGATTCAGATACACCACCAAAATCGAAGCAAAAGGCTTTGGCCATATTGCAAAAACTTGCGGTTAAAAAGAATGATTTTATTGCGCAATCTTTTTTAATACCAATTTTATTAGAAACTGGTAAACCCGGAATTGGGATTCATTTGTTTGATAAAGTTACGCATTATTTGATGGAAACAGATGATGAAAATAAAACAAAAGTTAAAAATTTTATAAATACTTCTTTATTTGGAAAAGTAAATGAATATGCTGAAAAGCATAATAGCTATTACGGACAGCGTGTAAAACATTGTATTGCAGATCTTTTTTTGCATGCTGGAAATTATGAAGAAGCATTTAAACGATATCATTTATTCATAAAATATCAGCCAAAAATAGGTTCACAATTATCACATTTATTAGCTGAGCCAATAATATGTTCACAATTATCATATTTATTGTCTGAGATAGATAATTTAGTAAAACAAGGAGAATTACAAAAAATTAAATCTATTTTTATGGAATATCAAGAAACAATTGGTAATTTTTATATAAATCATACCAAATTTCCGGATCAATTACTGTATATAATTATTACTATGTTTAAGACTAATCAAGAATGTTCGTTAAATTTATTAGAAAAATTAATACAGACAAGAACTTTAAGTAGTAATAAATTTATATTGAATCAAATAGTCACTCAGTTGAAAAAAAATTCTTCAAAAAATCCACAAGCTTCTTATGTTCTTTTTCTCATTTTTGACAAAAACTATATAAAAAATAATGGTAAAGAAGCACGAAAATATTTTGCTAAAGCATTGCGCGACGAGTATCCACAAGCAGTATTTCTAGATGTTCAAAAAAAATCTACTCATAAAGGAGTTGATTTATGGTATTTTATAAAAAAGTATGTAGATTCCCAGAATAAACAAGAAAACGAATTGACCGATCAAGCAAGAAAAATTCTTGAAAAATTAGCTCAATTAGGGGATATAGAAGCTTGCTATGCTATGTGTGATTTGTTAATTACAATACAACCATCTGAAGCATTGAATTATTTAAATAAAGCAGAAGATCAGGTAAATGAAAAATCATTACAGAGAGCTGAGATTTTTGATATTGAAAATTTATTAATAAAATGCAGTAACTCTTCATTTGATGTTACCCAAGCACTCGCTAAATTTTATGAGAAACGTTCGCAGAAAAAATCATATAAACAAAAAGCATGCTCTACTTATATAAAATTATTATCTCAACATAATGATGAATATAATTATGACATTATATTAAATAAATTACTTAAATATGCACAATCAGGAAATGTAGATGCAATTGAGACTATTTTAAATGTTTATATAAACCATAATCATGATCATTTATTTAGTAAAAAAATTGTCCATGTTTTAGATAAAATGGATTCTAAGCCTTTTGATCTCTTAAAAAAATCGAATGTTATATCTAAATTAATTGATACAGTATGTAAAAATAATGATACCGAATTATATTATCCACTTGGAGAATATCTTATTAGAGTGAATAAACCAGCATCAAAATGGTTTGAATTGGGTATGGAATTACTACAAAAAGTAAGCAATCAAAATATTAAAGCTAAAAATATGCTTTTTGATGTTTACTTGCAAGATCCAGAAAGCTATGAAAAAGCAGGACAACTTTTAGATTCAGTTATTTGTTCTATTGATGAAAATAATAAGAGTGACGTACAATTTTTGAATCAAAGTATTGCAGCATTAGAAAAGTTTGCACCAAAAAATAAAGATATAGCCTATTCCTTGGCAATAATCTTTGAAAAAGGTATTTCATCGGTCATTAATGCTGATCAAAAACGAGCGCTTGCATTTAAAATGCAAGCGGCAAATCAAGGACATGCTAAGGCACTATTCGAATGCGGTGTTCATTTGTTAGAACAAAACATGGATCCAAAAAGTATTAAAAAAGCGATATATTTTTTTGGTCAGGCAATGTTTGCAGATCAAGAAGAACACCTAAATGAAGCCATAAAAATATTAACGTTTTTAATGGAAAATGGTCATCCAGAGGCATTTTGTGTATTGGTTAATAATTTATTTGATGTATATCCAGACAAAAATAGAGCATTGGAGCATTTCCAAAAAGGAGTGCAATTTTTTTGTAGATTACCAATAATACTCCTACCTCATTTAAAAAAAGAAGGATTATATGACCGTATAAACAACATATCTAAAGAAAATGGATCCGCATCCTATTTGCTTGGTTTAATTTACATTGATGCAATTGAAAAACAAAAAAAATCAATTGAATATTCCTTGCCGGAATTAATAATAGCAGAAAAATATCTTAAGCAGGCATTGAATTTAGAATTAAAGGAAGATGAAAAAAAAATTGCCCAAAAATATTTAAAAAATATTTGTGAGACTATTGTTTGCCATTATATTGAAAATGATCAATTAGAAAAGGCAGAACCATATGCTGAATATTTGGATACAACAGGGAATATGCATTTTTCATTTGCTTTAAGCAAACAATTAATCATAAAATCAAATGATCAAGAACGGAAAAAAGGATATGAACTGCTAAAAAAATCTGCTCATAAAAATCTGCATTCTGCTATGTTGCTTGGCGATCTTGAATGTGAGTGTTGTGAAATTATAAGAAATGCTGGTATTGAAAGGGATCATATAATAAATCTATTACTTGATCATCGGAAAAACTGCTCTGTTCTTGATTGTTTATATATAGATAATTTATTAAAAAAACTAAAGGTAGATATTAAATTTTTAGATCCACAAGAAATAAAGAATCGTTTGCCTGAAAATAATAATGGTGAAAAAGAATGCGCTCAAGCACTTTATTTTTTACAAAATAGGTTTTTCAATAAGGCATTTGAATTGTTTACAAAGGCAGAAGAATTAGGAAATATACATGCTAAAGCGTATTTAGGAAAAATGTATATTGAAGGGTTCGGAGTAGAACAATCTATAGAAAAAGGGATTATTCTTTTAGATTATTTTATTAAAAATCTACAAATTAAACTGCATCAATATAATGAGTTGCATTTACAAGAAGAAGTTTTATCAATTTTGAATGATGTGGTGCCACAGATAAATCAAGAAATGTTAGAAATGGGTTTTTTAGGTCTAATAAATTGCATGAAACCTATAATTGAAAAAGATGCGGTTAAACAAAAAAATCTATATTGTACTATCCCTGCATACTTACCGTTAATTCATTATGAATTAAAACTTTTTAAAACACAGCATAATCTTGAATTTTTACGTCGATTGCTTTCTTGTTTTGACAATTTTATAGAAATACTTGTTGCTTCAGAATATTTTAATCCAGAAGTTGAAACGCAAGTAAATAATTTATTTGAATACTTAGATAAAAATCGATTGAATTATCCCATGATTTCTTATTCTCTTGGCAAAAATTTTTGTCTTGGTGCGCAATTTAAACGACAAATATTTAATGTGCCTTTTGATGTTTTAACTTATTATAATAAAGCAAAAGAATATGCAGAATATGCACTCTTAAAAGAAGAAAATCCATCTGAACAAAAAAAATATAAATATGATCTATGTAGTATTATTTTATGTAAAGCACAATGGATTAATAGTAATGCATTTGATTATAAAGTTATTACTCAATTATATGAAGAAGCTTTCAATGTTGATCCTTGCCATGAGGGATTGGTAAAAATAATCAACTTTTTTTATTTAAATGGTAATGCTAAATTATCCTCAGATGAATCAATAGAGTTAGCTTTAAAATGGCTCGAAAAATTGGCACAAAAAAATAATATAGAAGCACAACGCTTTTTATGGAGAAGGTTAATTAAAGGTACCGATACATTAGGATGTGGAGGAAAAATAACTCCGAATATAGAAAAAGGAATAAAATATTTGAAGATGGCAGCAGAAAATGAAGATAGAGATGCTATTGCTGCCCTTGCAATGATATATAAGGATGGTATTCAGCATAAAAAAAATATTAATGAAGCAATAAAATTATATGAAAAAGCAATAGCAAAAGGATATTATGACGGTTATCAAAAATTAGGAGAAATTTATTTTGAACGTACAGAATATCAGAAAGCTTGGGAATATTTTAATCACGAATCAATGCAGAATAATGCAACGGTATTAATATATAAATGCATCATGCTTTTAAAGGGCTTAGGTGTTGAAGAATCAGAAGATAAGGGATTAGATCTTTTTGAACATGTTTTAGATGAGCTTGAAAAGAAATTTAAGGGTGAATCATGGAATACAATATATAAATCTCTATTATTAGATAATTTACTACTATTAGCAGAAAGAAAAAATTCAGAAAGAATATCTTTATTGCTTGCACGATATAATATTCAAGCAATTCGTTTGGTTACCAATTTAGACATTGGAGATCTTTTTAATAATGCGCGTCGTTATTTGCAGAAAGCTGCGAATAGTAAAAATAAGTTGATTGTGGCACAAGGAGCCTGTGCGTCAATTGATTTAAAGCTTACTTTAGAAAAAAGAAAACAACCAGATATTGTAGAATTATTCCAAATAATAAAAATTGCATTTAAGCATATTATTATTGATGAAAATACGCAAGAAAGTAAATTTATAAATAATTATACACAATCAGTTGCAAATAAATTTTTGAATTTTTTGAAAGAACATGCAAAGCAGGAAAAATATAAACAAATATTGAGAGATTATGTTGAGCTATTAAACGATAAAAAAGTTTTACGTTTAGTCCGCGAATATAACAAACAAAATAATGATGTGACAAAATGA
- a CDS encoding cysteine desulfurase, translating to MKRSDFPLLQSDPALIYFDNAATSQKPQQVIDAMVQFYTSKNAPIKRGIYQLAEKATQAYEDAREKIAQFINAQSNEIVFTSGATESINFIASTWGQAQLQEGDEIVLTQLEHHSNLLPWQQLALKKKLTIKFIPVTVNGLLDLSDIESIITQKTKLVSFLDVSNAIGTTVDVQVIVKRARAVGAKVLIDACQSVPHKKINVKQYDCDFLAFSGHKMLGPTGIGVLFIKKEIQPEVPPYQFGGGMVLQAGYEKSEWLKPPYCYEAGTPPIAQAIGLGAAIDYLNQYVDFEQLKKHEASLCAKLISGLQELPNIRILGPIKQLMQMGHMVSFVHEKYHFHDIGAYLDQHNICVRTGHYCAQPLAQKLQIDGSVRVSFYGYNAQEEIDRLVYAMSLLQ from the coding sequence ATGAAACGTAGTGATTTCCCTTTATTACAATCGGATCCCGCATTAATTTATTTTGATAATGCCGCTACTTCACAAAAGCCGCAACAAGTAATTGATGCCATGGTTCAATTTTATACATCTAAAAATGCGCCCATAAAAAGAGGAATTTATCAACTGGCTGAGAAGGCAACGCAAGCTTACGAAGATGCGCGGGAAAAAATAGCACAGTTTATTAACGCACAAAGCAATGAGATTGTTTTTACTTCTGGAGCAACTGAAAGTATTAATTTTATTGCTTCAACCTGGGGGCAAGCGCAGTTGCAAGAGGGCGATGAAATTGTTTTGACACAACTTGAACATCATTCTAATTTATTGCCATGGCAGCAGCTTGCATTAAAAAAAAAGTTAACTATCAAATTTATTCCAGTCACGGTTAATGGGTTGCTTGATTTATCTGATATTGAATCAATTATTACGCAAAAAACAAAACTTGTTTCATTCTTAGATGTATCGAATGCGATCGGTACTACGGTAGATGTTCAAGTTATAGTTAAGCGAGCGCGTGCTGTTGGTGCTAAAGTTTTAATTGATGCGTGCCAATCGGTGCCGCATAAAAAAATTAATGTGAAGCAATATGATTGCGATTTTTTAGCATTTTCAGGGCATAAAATGCTTGGCCCAACAGGCATTGGTGTGTTGTTTATCAAAAAAGAAATACAACCAGAAGTGCCGCCATATCAATTTGGAGGCGGTATGGTTTTGCAAGCCGGTTATGAAAAATCAGAATGGCTGAAGCCGCCCTATTGTTATGAGGCAGGTACGCCGCCTATTGCGCAAGCAATTGGGCTTGGCGCAGCTATTGATTACTTAAATCAATATGTTGATTTTGAACAACTAAAAAAGCATGAAGCATCATTGTGTGCCAAGCTAATTAGCGGTTTGCAGGAATTGCCAAATATCAGAATTTTAGGCCCGATTAAGCAACTTATGCAGATGGGGCATATGGTAAGTTTTGTGCATGAAAAGTATCATTTTCATGATATTGGTGCTTATTTAGATCAGCATAATATTTGTGTACGTACTGGTCATTATTGTGCGCAGCCACTTGCGCAAAAATTACAGATCGATGGTTCGGTGCGCGTAAGCTTTTACGGTTATAATGCACAGGAAGAAATAGATCGGCTTGTTTATGCTATGTCTTTGTTACAATGA